Below is a genomic region from Rosa chinensis cultivar Old Blush chromosome 5, RchiOBHm-V2, whole genome shotgun sequence.
gaTTGAGACCCAAGTAGAGTGAGAgataatatttcaaaataacTGCCTCTacaaaaaagtaaaacaaacaGGTACTCATGATCTCAGATTTTCAACCCCCACGAAGTAAATTCATCATGAGGATGAAGAGATCCCATGGCCAAACAATTCAAGCTAGAATATTAAATAAAGAAGATGAAGCAAGCAGATTCCAAACAAATAAAGGACTGAAGTTATTAACCAAAAGGCATAGCCAATATAACAATAACAAAAAATCCTACAGGACCAAACACGACTAAATGCAAAGAATAGGATGAGATCGACATGAAAAGAACTATGTAACATTAGTTATTTATTCATGTATTCTTCAAAAAACTCTCAGATTTTCTGttcagaaaaaagaagaagaaggaactgTAATGTAATCTAGatttattttcaaatttattGGTGATTTTAATTAATGAAGATGCAATTGATGATGGGGCTGGAAAGAATCGGACTGCAAAAAAGTAGTGCACAACTATGGAAGTAAAAAGAAGGAACTTGTCTCAGACGAGAAACACTGACGATGAGAAATCtcctaatattttttttctagatCGAGTTAACGGCAAATTAACTAGGGTTACGTTtggatgaaaaacaaaaaactatggGAAGAGTGATGTGTCAATTGTCAAGACCATTAGACTAGACAGAGAGtctagattttatgaaattgaggTAAATTTACACCCTCCTCACTTTGGAATAGGCCGATCCATATAAAATGGttgatgatttttctttttcttttttactattAACCATCTGTGTATTTTTCTTATGGCCAACCTGGTTAAATTGTACTACGTACTTACCATTCAGCTGACTTCTTGTTTCAAATTAGTCTCTAGCTTTCATGCAGTGTGGtaattttaaaatatattttttttcctttacttTTTTCTGATCTTCTAACTCTTCTAAAGAACAATGAGTATTGAACTTCCGATCGACACGGAATGAAGTTAAAATGACTAATCTAAATCTATTTAGTTACTTATTTACTGTTCTTCTAAATCTTTGCCACTTGTATGCAGTcctaaattaaacaaaattaaattctgattgaAAATGTCAAAGGTAGAGTACTTAATTTTGGTATACTAGTGCTGGCATGGCAAATTGCTACACAGTTTCTGACTCTTGCCGTCTGTTGTCAGCTTAGAGTCTTGGACATTAACGAAAAGAGTTGGGATGACAGTCTTACCAAAGCTAGCTGTCGATCAAATAATATTAAGGGGTACGGCATAATTTCTAATATTATTTCTTCCTTATGAAGAAAAGAACTGAGAGATGTAAAACCTCTTGTACATTAATCGTAGAGACAACAATATTCAGAAATACCTTGAGTTCTTAATATAAACTGATTTTAcatatttatattttgttcCACCTAGCTACTTATGAACAATATGGCCAGATATCTGCTATATAAAAACCTGCCTTAGCTCCACACTTTGGGATTCATTTTCCACACTCTGGCCAGATATCTGTAAGAataattgtttttttgtttttttttttgtttttgaaagtaAAGAATAATTGTTTTGCTTCAATCACTTGAGCTATTAAGTAACATGCATCAAGAATTCAGAAAGTTAAGTCCTTCTAAGACACAATAGTAGTACttgaacaaaaaacaaaagcgtGCGACTATTTCCACCCTACTAAatgctttgttcaccctacaattaatttttttctttaaaatttcaaaattgtcCTTAAGTACAATTATTAACAGAAAAAATAATTGTAGTTAAGCACAATTTTATggataaataaaattttacccAACAAACATTCCAATTATCATCTCAGCTttctataccaaaaaaaaaaattgttatatcAGCTTCTTTATCGCTAGTCTACCAAACAATTAATTAGTTAGATGAAATTTTCAAGCTATAGCAGCAAGTGAAAAGAATTGTTGGTTAGTATTATTTTGTTCTACTTCATGTGACTCGTGCATGTTTAATTCTACGTCACAATAGCTGATGAAGGGAGAAGatagagaagaggaaaaaaaaaagaaaaagtcaaaaaaaaaaaaaaaactagaaggcATGGGGTTGCACCACGATcgtgtgtttttctttttattcttttttcttttcctgttttacattttcaatagtgatatatatatatatatatatatatatctatttctaaattatttgatggtgaaattggaagtttcaGGGTAAAAGTTTAATTGTAGGGTAAACAAAGCATTTGGTAGGGTGGAAATAGCCTCACCCAAAACAAAAATGGCGGAGAAGTAATTGAGTGAAATACCGAATTGCTCTCTCATTCAGTTTTCAATAATGTTCATTGGTCAGTAACTGATCAAGAAAGTTATGCTCAACCATCATTGGCTTTACATCCAAGCCCAATGGTGGAAATAGATATTTTTATGTtgagttgttttatttttcatccTTAGATCTATATCCAAAAGTGATTGAACATGGAAAGTTGATAATCAGCTGAACACCACTGATCCTTTTAATAAAGCAAATAAAATTGAAACATCTAGTTTACCTCCAAGTTGTACCCAAATAAATGAACTTAGCAACAATTACCTAAACTGCTCAAAAATGAATATGGATGATTTATTATGCGGAAATCCTAAACTCATTTCGATGAAGAAACACAAGGAAGGTTCAGCTAGGCATGCTGTAATTGATGCAAAATCTAGTTTGTGGAACATATAGCTCAATATCCCTTTTCAGAATTCAAGGTGTTAATtgagaacaaagaaaatagtacACTTTCCAAGTCCAATAAAACATAATTCAATCAATCAATGAATAAACTACTTATTTTGCAGCAACAAATCAAGCAAATATAACCCTTTTCCCTCCTATGTTTACTGGAAGAGACCCAAAAGTCCGAACCAGCTCTTTCCATCAATACATAACCCCTCTTACTCCTGCTATtttatgaaaaataaataaacaaatgaaCTTCTATAAATTAAAAGTTAAATTAAACTTCTAACTTGATCGTTGGTATTGTTCCCACGCAATGAGGATCAGCTGCAAGCTAGGGTTTCTCTGCTAATttatattttgatatataaacaGGGTCAATAAATCACTAGAGATGCAAGCAATTCTTCTTAGTTAAATGTATAGATTAATAGGGTAGGACATAAGTTTGTACTAATTAATTGCATGTCATACCATGTTCAAATTAGTTCTCTGTCAGGATGTATGAGGTTCAATTCtagaaacccagaaacaaaattCGGCAAAGATGTAAGTTACaacttatacgaagatccaaagAACTAACAATTAAACCTTCACACGGAAAATTCTATACACATGCACGTGTATCAAAAAGTTAAAGAATGGATCTACAACATGAtaaatgaaattaatcaattcgTATTAAAAGAGAGAAACAATACCAGGGCTGAAAGAGTAGATCCAAAATCAAAAAAACTTTCTCGTAGTAGCTTTTGCCGACGTTGATGAGGAATCTTCAGGCTCGGGCCCTAGTCTAAGCTCAAGGTCTAAATCTGAACCCTTTTCACTTTGATCCCCTTGAACTtctggttgttgttgttgtccaCCTTGATATTGATGATCTTGATCTGATGGTGCTTGAGAAAACAGTGGAAGTTGTTGGACTTGGTTTAATTGATTATCACCTTCTTTAGCATTGAGAAACCAATCAGCCGGCCATGATGATCCCCTTATTGTTGTAGCACTTCTTTCGATATGATCAGCATGAGGCATGTTAATGGCTTCCAAAGTAGTGATGCTCTGATTGATCTTGGGAAGTATTGGAGAGTAAGTGGGTGGCATCTTTGGGATCTCCAAAAGCAatctttgttgttgtttggtTTCAACAACATTTGTTGATGAGGAGACTTGCTTgagctttgctttatcttttcTGTGAATATTCATGTGCCCTCCTAGAGCTTGTGCATTAGAGAACCCCCTTTTGCAAAAAGTACACTCATAGGACTTTGCAGCAGCTACTTGGCTTGTAACTTGCTGATCACCTGAATTTTCTGGAGTTTGTTGATCACCAGACTCCATCACCAACCAAGCAATTTGTccgagagaaaaagagaaacagAAAGAGGTACAGAGAGAGATAGGTCAACTGGCTGGTAGTGAACAATTATATTTAtttagggagagagagagaaacagagaaagagagaggggagGCCTGCTCTTCTAGATACTGTTGATCTGTTAATTACCCAGCAATGCATGCTATATCTTTATTATTGTTTCTTAATAGCGAGAAAGACATACAATTTATATTTGTTCGAGCGATAGC
It encodes:
- the LOC112201477 gene encoding zinc finger protein ZAT5; this encodes MESGDQQTPENSGDQQVTSQVAAAKSYECTFCKRGFSNAQALGGHMNIHRKDKAKLKQVSSSTNVVETKQQQRLLLEIPKMPPTYSPILPKINQSITTLEAINMPHADHIERSATTIRGSSWPADWFLNAKEGDNQLNQVQQLPLFSQAPSDQDHQYQGGQQQQPEVQGDQSEKGSDLDLELRLGPEPEDSSSTSAKATTRKFF